The following are encoded together in the Oncorhynchus nerka isolate Pitt River linkage group LG23, Oner_Uvic_2.0, whole genome shotgun sequence genome:
- the LOC115106936 gene encoding LOW QUALITY PROTEIN: transmembrane protein 209 (The sequence of the model RefSeq protein was modified relative to this genomic sequence to represent the inferred CDS: substituted 1 base at 1 genomic stop codon), translating into MSPMKQESMSTLIDRTMRMRREEQARQVVLAWAVLNVSLAGMIYTEMSGKLLRLYFSISYWPIWYIELAFASVFSLNALFDFWKYFKYTMAPSTIAVTPEQHRLLGLRNSGIQASPPLKQEKQEAQAPAQSSPLQGQSVLSFSPSRPASTSPKFSPSCVPGYSPLLSSPSTPGGGGHFSPSLAFGKLSVDFSXTSAPSSYPSSIGPVDGTSLRARYRTSPSVFNSPGGKEDYMESLKTLDRFLRTEEEKSHRSQLGSPESVSPSHSPTFWNYSRSVGDYAQSLRKFQYQPACRSQAPSASKDETDLGSKQAAEEVWARITTSRLVVDSIDSWTAKLRNWINDTILVPLVKEMDSVNGQLRRMGCSELQIGEASIASLKQAAVLKASVIPTMPAIVQYLDITPNQEYLVERIKELAHSGCMSSFRWNRGGDLKARKWDTDLPSDCAILMHVLCTYLDSRLPPHPKYPDGKTFTSQHFTQTPDKPDVTNENLFCVHQSSTNPPHYQLIYQGHVYSLPKGRNNLFHTVLMFLFVIKTKESGMLGRVNLGLSGVNILWIFGD; encoded by the exons ATGTCTCCGATGAAACAGGAGAGCATGTCTACTCTCATCGACAGGAcgatgaggatgaggagggaggagcaggCGCGCCAGGTGGTCCTCGCCTGGGCAGTCCTCAATGTGTCGCTAGCTGGCATGATCTACACAGAGAT GTCAGGGAAACTGCTGAGACTGTACTTTAGCATCTCTTACTGGCCTATCTGGTACATAG AGCTGGCCTTCGCCTCAGTCTTCAGCCTCAACGCCCTGTTTGACTTCTGGAAGTACTTCAAGTACACCATGGCCCCCTCTACCATCGCTGTTACTCCTGAACAGCACCGCCTTCTTGGCCTCAGAAACTCAG GTATCCAGGCATCACCCCCGCTGAAGCAAGAAAAGCAGGAGGCTCAAGCCCCGGCTCAGTCGTCACCCCTCCAGGGTCAGAGTGTGCTCAGTTTCAGTCCCTCCAGGCCGGCCAGCACCAGCCCCAAGTTCTCCCCCAGCTGTGTTCCCGGATACAGCCCCCTATTGAGCAGCCCGTCCACCCCGGGCGGCGGGGGACACTTCTCCCCCTCCCTGGCCTTTGGGAAG CTTTCTGTTGATTTCAGTTGAACTTCAGCCCCCTCATCCTACCCCAGCAGCATTGGCCCAGTGGATGGCACCAGCCTGAGGGCACGCTACCGCACCTCTCCCTCCGTGTTCAACTCCCCCGGGGGCAAGGAGGACTACATGGAGTCCCTGAAGACCCTGGACAGGTTCCTCCGCACCGAGGAGGAGAAGAGCCACCGCAGTCAGTTAG GGAGCCCAGAGTCTGTGTCACCCTCCCACAGCCCGACGTTCTGGAACTATAGCCGCTCGGTGGGGGATTACGCCCAGAGTCTGCGGAAGTTCCAGTACCAGCCGGCCTGCCGTTCCCAGGCCCCCTCAGCCAGCAAGGACGAGACAGACCTGGGCTCCAAACAGGCTGCAGAGGAG GTTTGGGCCAGAATCACAACCAGTCGTCTCGTGGTGGACAGCATAGACAGCTGGACGGCCAAGCTCAGAAAT TGGATAAATGACACCATTCTAGTGCCACTTGTGAAGGAGATGGACTCAGTAAATGGCCAGCTAAGGAGAATGGGCTGCTCTGAGCTCCAGATTGGAG AAGCCAGTATAGCCAGTCTAAAACAGGCTGCTGTTTTGAAGGCTTCGGTCATCCCCACCATGCCTGCTATTGTGCAGTACCTGGACATCACCCCTAATCAAGAGTATCTAGTGGAGAGGATCAAAG AGCTGGCCCATAGTGGCTGCATGAGTTCTTTCCGCTGGAACAGGGGCGGGGATCTCAAAGCCAGGAAGTGGGACACAGACCTTCCTTCAGACTGTGCT ATCCTCATGCATGTGCTGTGCACATACCTGGACTCCCGCCTCCCGCCTCACCCCAAGTACCCCGATGGAAAGACCTTCACCTCGCAGCACTTCACCCAGACGCCAGACAAACCTG ACGTGACGAATGAAAACCTCTTCTGCGTTCACCAAAGTAGTACCAATCCCCCGCACTACCAACTTATCTACCAGGGCCATGTCTACAGCCTGCCCAAG GGAAGGAACAACCTGTTCCACACAGTTCTCATGTTCCTCTTCGTCATCAAAACCAAGGAGTCTGGGATGCTGGG GAGAGTAAATCTGGGCCTTTCAGGCGTGAACATCCTGTGGATATTTGGGGACTGA